The genomic DNA AAACCAATCAATCCGCGTAAAGTTCTGTTGCCGTTGCCAAATCAAGGTAGATCGAATTTGACCGAATCGACAAGGGAAGAGGAAAAAGAGATTTGCCTTTGCAGGGACCTCCGGTACATTCGCCTGTTTCTGGTTGATATGTCGCGCCATGCGTCTTGCAGATCAATTCACTTTTCCCCGGGGTATAGAATTCATTGGTGTCCCAATCCAGCGTAATTCCCATATGGCGGCACCGATTGATATAACCATAATAGTGACCTTTTTCATTTATCACGAACCCTTCGCACTTTTTTTCATTCAAATCAAATGTGAACTTGAAGGAATGTGAAGGGAGAATCGCTTCCGTCGAAACAATCAAGAGCTCCCTTTCAGACATGGATATGACCACCTTGATTTTGGTTTTTTTTGATGAAAGAGTATTTCCTGGATTCCTCGTGAATTTCAGCAATTTTTTGTGTCGTGAGTCGCCCGGTCAATTTTTCGTTCTCCTGGTTCTGGGATGTCCCTGACACGGTCGTATTGTCCGTACAAATCCCGATGGGAACGCCATAATCCAGAAATGTAAAAATGGGATGTTCCTGCCCTGCCTTTACAGCCCCGGTCTGATAATTCGAGGTCCAACAGCATTCTACGAGAATTTTGTCAGCCGCTAACCTCTTGAGAAGTACTTTATCCGTAACTGCCGAACATCCGTGTCCTATCCGGGTGGCCCCAAGATCGTCGATCGATTGCCAGATAAATTCGGGTCCCTCGTCTTCTCCCGCGTGGGCTGTCAATCCAAGGCCTCCCAACCTCGCAATCTGGAATGCCTCCTTAAAAAGCTTTGGCGGATTTCCCCTTTCAGCTCCGGCGATGTCGAATCCAATTACACCGGTCCTATCGTGAAGATGCTGGGCTTCGGCAATTGCCTGTCGTGCCAGTATTTTTGCGATGTGGGGCCCCTGGTGCCGCATCGCAATGATGATTAAACCGGCATCCACACCAAATTTGTCTTTCGCACGATTGATTCCCGTCAATACGGAACTGATGGATTGTCGGATAGTAAGTCCCGCATAGGTATGAATGATAGGAGAATATCTCAATTCGATCAACTTAACTTTATTCTGGTTCGCTTTTTCAATAATGGACTCGACTACCCGGCTGATATTATCGTAGAACTGCGTAATCCATTGCGGATAATGGAATTTATCCAGATAGCGAAGAAGGGAACCCTTTTCCTCTTCCTGAAGCGTCAGGAGTTTTGCCATCTCCTCAATCGTTTCAACCGGATTGAGCTTATGTTTTTTCATGAGCTCCCAGGTTATTTCCACCGGAATCGAACCATCGACGTGCTGATGGAGTTCAATCTTTTCAATTTCTGAAATATTCATTTATTTTGAGCGCCTATTCAAGTTTGGAAACTGAAATCGCTTTCCCTTTTTCAATTTTGGTCAAAAACACCTCTTTTAACGCTTGGTGGTTGGAAGGGCTGAACGAAACCTGGAGTCCTCCGATATTTACATTGAGCCCTTCCAGAGTTGAAAGAAACGACGATCGGGTGAGCGATTCGCTTTTCTTAATCGCTTCCGTGAGGACCACAGCATCGATATAACCTTCGAGACTTGTAAAATCAAGTGAACCTCTCCCGGCGACGTTCATATCTTCCTTATATTGTTTCACAACGGGGAGAGTGCTATCGATCGGATTGGGAACCACCTGGGTCACAATGACTCCGTCTCCGTCGCTTCCCAATTCCTGAATTAACGCATAGGTACCCACAAATGAGATGTTCAGGAACTTCGGTCTAAATCCCTGACTTTTCGCCTTTTTGATAAATTCGGCACATGGTTTATAGGTTCCTACCATAATCACGGCTTCCGGATTGGCTTTCTTCAATGCTTCCAGTCCCTCACCGATTTCAATGGTATTCCGGGTATATTTTCCGTCCCCGGTCAAGACAAGATCTCTTCTCTTCAAAGCCCGCATGACTCCGGCCCGACCAGCGTCACCGAACGAATCCGCCTGGACAAATACGCCTATCTTCTTGATTCCAAGATCCTTGGTCAAATGTTCCACCATGGTCTCCGTCTCATCAAAATAACTTGCGCGCACGTTAAAGAGGAATTTATTCACCGGATTGCGAAGGATTTCCGCACCGGTAAAGGGAGCAATATAGGGCACGCCCGCCTTTGAAAAAATCGGCATGACGGCCGAAGAGGTTGGCGTTCCGACAAATCCAAATAGGGCGAAAACTTTATCCTCTTCAATCAATTTCTTTGTATTTACGACCGCCTTTTCAGGCTCATAGCCATCATCATAACTCACCAATTTAATTCGTCGCCCGCGGATTCCACCGGCGAGATTCACTTTATTGAAATAGATCGAGCTCCCGGTTTTAATTCCGGAACCCAGCGCCATCGCGGGACCATTTAGTGCATTGGACATGCCAATCAGAATCTCCTTGTCCGTGACCCCTTCCTCAGAAAATGCAAGTGAAGCGGACAATGCTATGCCTGTTATCATGATGAATAAACAATGAATAAATTTGGACATGGTCTCACTCCATTTAGCTGGATATGGATAATAACTCACTTTACCGGTCTGGCTCCGGATCGTAGTATACGAGGAGATTGATGAACCGTCAATTCTAAAAAGTGATTTTTTCTTGCGCAATTTAAATTGGTTCGATAACATTTAAGGACACTAGGAAGGAGGTGGTCCAATGCAGAGTAAAAATTCGACCAGTGAGGTGGCTGAGCGTTAGCGCTCACGCTTCGAACGTTTCTTTTGACGGGTGAGCGTCTGACCAATCCCAATCAGAACACCGTCCTCAGAAGTCTTACGATGAGGTCGTCGTGAGCGGGTTAACCGGCCCGTAAACGCTTCTGGGTATATTTCCGTCTATAATGGGGAGTCCTGAAGGATGAAGGATTCCCCATTATATTCAATCCCCATTCCCTCCTATTCCCTTAGAATCTGAATTAAATTGTGGGTGATGGCGGCAGTGGCCCCCCAAATACGATATTGTTCAAATTCAAACAGGTAAAATTCCCTTTTCTTCCCATCCGAATCGATCATGAATTCCTGCCGGCAATTTTTTGCATCCAGAAAAAAGGCAAGCGGAA from Nitrospirota bacterium includes the following:
- the add gene encoding adenosine deaminase → MNISEIEKIELHQHVDGSIPVEITWELMKKHKLNPVETIEEMAKLLTLQEEEKGSLLRYLDKFHYPQWITQFYDNISRVVESIIEKANQNKVKLIELRYSPIIHTYAGLTIRQSISSVLTGINRAKDKFGVDAGLIIIAMRHQGPHIAKILARQAIAEAQHLHDRTGVIGFDIAGAERGNPPKLFKEAFQIARLGGLGLTAHAGEDEGPEFIWQSIDDLGATRIGHGCSAVTDKVLLKRLAADKILVECCWTSNYQTGAVKAGQEHPIFTFLDYGVPIGICTDNTTVSGTSQNQENEKLTGRLTTQKIAEIHEESRKYSFIKKNQNQGGHIHV
- a CDS encoding ABC transporter substrate-binding protein; its protein translation is MSKFIHCLFIMITGIALSASLAFSEEGVTDKEILIGMSNALNGPAMALGSGIKTGSSIYFNKVNLAGGIRGRRIKLVSYDDGYEPEKAVVNTKKLIEEDKVFALFGFVGTPTSSAVMPIFSKAGVPYIAPFTGAEILRNPVNKFLFNVRASYFDETETMVEHLTKDLGIKKIGVFVQADSFGDAGRAGVMRALKRRDLVLTGDGKYTRNTIEIGEGLEALKKANPEAVIMVGTYKPCAEFIKKAKSQGFRPKFLNISFVGTYALIQELGSDGDGVIVTQVVPNPIDSTLPVVKQYKEDMNVAGRGSLDFTSLEGYIDAVVLTEAIKKSESLTRSSFLSTLEGLNVNIGGLQVSFSPSNHQALKEVFLTKIEKGKAISVSKLE
- a CDS encoding Rieske (2Fe-2S) protein, which produces MSERELLIVSTEAILPSHSFKFTFDLNEKKCEGFVINEKGHYYGYINRCRHMGITLDWDTNEFYTPGKSELICKTHGATYQPETGECTGGPCKGKSLFPLPLSIRSNSIYLDLATATELYAD